The window ATGCCTCGAAACGGTGAAGTACGAGGAGCATGAGCATTTCGAGGGGGCCGATTACCGGTTCGCGGTGGATATGGAAGCGCGGTTCGGCAAGGCACAACGCCTCGACGGCGTATCCGTGCTTCACCTCGACCACGCCGGCAGCCAGTGGTATGGTACCGGGAAACAATTCTGACAGCGGCCCCGCCAGCCGCCTCCACAGGGGGGAAACGCGCATATGTTTTACACGCATTCCGACAAAGGTTACCGAGAGGTTCTTCCTCTGATCCGCATAAAGACCATCTCCTATGGTGACCGCACGCTCACGGTCGAGTTTCGCATGGCTGCCGGCGCCAAACTCCCCAATCACGCCCACCTTCACGAACAGGCCGGGTTTCTCGCGGCGGGGCGCATCCGCCTCTACATCGGCGGCGCCACCTTCGATGTCCGCCCCGGCGATGCCTGGACCATTCCCGGCAACGTCGAGCACGGCGCGGACATTGTCGAGGAATCCGTCGCTGTCGAGGTCTTCTCGCCGGTGCGCGAAGACTATCTGCCCCAGAACGCGTAACGCGCAAGAGCCATTGGAAAAAGTGGCGCAGAAAAGGACCTGATCGGCCAAAGGGACCCAAAAGAGGCCGAGAGGAAATGGCACGTCTGGGTTCGCCACGCAGCGGTTTGGCGGGCAGCTTCTGCCGCCCCTTGCGGGGCTGAAGGGATGGGTTGGCCGGGGTCCCAGGGCTGCGCCACGCGTTCCGCGTGGCTGGCCCTGGGCTACGTCCTTCCGCCCCTCCGGGGCTGGAAAGGGGGACGATCGATGTCCCAGGGTGCGAGTCGCAAGGGCA of the Candidatus Hydrogenedentota bacterium genome contains:
- a CDS encoding cupin domain-containing protein; the protein is MFYTHSDKGYREVLPLIRIKTISYGDRTLTVEFRMAAGAKLPNHAHLHEQAGFLAAGRIRLYIGGATFDVRPGDAWTIPGNVEHGADIVEESVAVEVFSPVREDYLPQNA